A window of the Archocentrus centrarchus isolate MPI-CPG fArcCen1 chromosome 17, fArcCen1, whole genome shotgun sequence genome harbors these coding sequences:
- the LOC115796149 gene encoding homeobox protein engrailed-2b-like, whose product MEENVRRDPERPQDSGEQSNRAILPLFQPPGNQQSHRITNFYIDNILRPDFGRKRKNGTLIREGDGLGVLIQREELTGRKPSKSGNPRQGGAGGKEGEEEENSGELGDQHRDTDARRPGLLACDAPAKDRCHSPQANAATAAKSMLWPAWVYCTRYSDRPSSGPRSRKPKKAPTPSKEDKRPRTAFTAEQLQRLKTEFQNNRYLTEQRRQSLARDLGLNESQIKIWFQNKRAKIKKASGNKNSLALHLMAQGLYNHSTAKDAKSDSD is encoded by the exons ATGGAAGAAAATGTTCGCCGAGACCCAGAGCGCCCGCAGGACTCCGGAGAGCAGTCCAACCGGGCCATCTTGCCTCTCTTCCAGCCACCTGGCAACCAGCAGTCCCACCGGATCACCAACTTTTACATCGACAACATTTTAAGACCGGACTTCGGCCGAAAGAGGAAAAATGGGACTTTAATTCGGGAGGGAGACGGTCTAGGAGTCCTCATACAAAGAGAGGAGCTGACAGGGAGAAAGCCGTCCAAAAGTGGTAACCCTCGACAGGGTGGAGCAGGAGgcaaggagggggaggaggaggagaactcGGGAGAGCTCGGCGACCAGCACCGGGACACTGACGCCAGGAGGCCCGGCCTGTTAGCCTGTGATGCGCCGGCAAAGGACCGCTGCCACAGCCCTCAGGCCAACGCGGCCACAGCGGCCAAGTCGATGCTGTGGCCAGCCTGGGTTTATTGTACTCGCTACTCAGACCGTCCCTCATCAG GGCCCAGATCTCGCAAACCAAAGAAAGCACCGACCCCGAGTAAAGAGGACAAGCGGCCCCGGACGGCCTTCACTGCGGAGCAGCTCCAGCGGTTAAAAACGGAGTTCCAGAACAACCGCTACCTGACCGAGCAGCGGAGGCAGAGCCTGGCCCGGGACCTCGGTCTCAACGAGTCTCAGATCAAAATCTGGTTTCAGAACAAACGTGCCAAAATCAAGAAGGCCTCCGGGAATAAAAATTCTCTGGCGCTGCATCTCATGGCGCAGGGACTGTACAACCACTCCACAGCCAAGGACGCCAAGTCAGACAGCGACTGA